In one window of uncultured Fusobacterium sp. DNA:
- the sbcD gene encoding exonuclease subunit SbcD: protein MRILHTSDWHLGKKLEGAKRIEEQKLFIDTLEKIVKDENPKLILIAGDIFDTPSPSSEAEKLFFDAMKKISNFGKRAIVIIPGNHDSAERLVASKNLAKDFGIIIYENPLEVKEIGKYGQFQVEKATEGGVILNIEGERVFLYSLPYVSEAYLDEIYKNILAEKEEKLGESIDEDLIYSEKIGALLKRGIVEVESENIPKIIMAHLFIMGSIGDGDEREAELGGSKGVDLEDLPEVDYIALGHIHKPMKYSKKRACYSGSPIEYRVTENRYKKKILLAEVKGNLDTEIREIELENYKPIKKYEVEGIDKALELSKSLIGTQEWIYLKIVTDRYLASSEIRELRKNKNIVEIDVKYIDENDEENITYYENGELDIKESFKEYYKKFDGIEPNEETVELFMRLVEGEE from the coding sequence ATGAGGATTTTACATACATCAGATTGGCATTTAGGGAAAAAATTAGAGGGAGCAAAAAGGATAGAGGAACAAAAACTTTTTATAGACACATTAGAAAAAATAGTTAAAGATGAAAATCCAAAACTTATTTTAATAGCTGGAGATATATTTGATACACCATCTCCAAGCTCAGAGGCTGAAAAGTTATTTTTTGATGCTATGAAAAAGATATCTAACTTTGGGAAGAGGGCTATTGTTATAATTCCTGGAAACCATGATAGTGCAGAGAGATTAGTAGCTTCAAAAAATTTAGCTAAGGATTTTGGAATTATCATTTATGAAAATCCTTTAGAGGTAAAAGAGATAGGAAAATATGGACAATTTCAAGTGGAGAAGGCAACAGAGGGAGGAGTAATCTTAAATATTGAAGGAGAAAGAGTTTTTCTTTATTCCTTACCATATGTTAGTGAAGCATATTTAGATGAGATATATAAAAATATATTAGCTGAAAAAGAGGAAAAATTAGGAGAAAGTATAGATGAAGATTTAATTTACTCAGAAAAAATAGGTGCTCTTTTAAAGAGAGGAATAGTAGAGGTAGAAAGTGAGAATATTCCTAAAATCATAATGGCACATCTCTTTATAATGGGAAGTATAGGAGATGGAGATGAGAGAGAAGCAGAACTAGGTGGAAGTAAGGGAGTAGATTTAGAAGACTTACCAGAAGTGGACTATATAGCTCTAGGTCATATACATAAGCCTATGAAGTATAGTAAAAAAAGAGCTTGTTATTCTGGTTCTCCAATAGAGTATAGAGTTACAGAGAATAGATACAAGAAAAAGATTCTACTAGCAGAGGTAAAGGGAAATTTAGATACAGAGATAAGAGAGATTGAGTTAGAGAACTATAAACCTATAAAAAAATATGAGGTAGAAGGAATAGATAAAGCTTTAGAATTATCTAAATCTCTTATAGGGACACAGGAGTGGATATACCTTAAGATAGTTACAGATAGATATCTAGCAAGTAGTGAGATAAGAGAGCTTCGTAAGAATAAAAATATAGTAGAGATAGATGTAAAATATATAGATGAAAATGATGAAGAAAATATCACTTACTATGAAAATGGAGAGCTAGATATTAAGGAAAGCTTTAAAGAGTATTATAAAAAGTTTGATGGGATTGAACCAAATGAAGAGACAGTAGAGCTATTTATGAGATTAGTAGAGGGGGAAGAGTAA
- a CDS encoding ABC transporter substrate-binding protein, which yields MKKFLLAILFGAMTLTSFAEGKLKVVAAYGGKEKIFQQFSKDTGIEVDFIDMSSGEVLSKLQAEKGKPSADVWFGGGLDSFISAKNKGLLERYVSPEMEEVPLKYRDKDGYWSGVSLVLVGFMVNNEILEDKGLEVPKTWTDLAKEEYRDEVIMANPAISGTNYAMVSNLIQEMGEEKAWAYFEELNKNVPFLAKRGGEPPMKVVTGEFGVAVIPMSGEFILLEEKYPVTTYYPEDMIPWVPAGMAIFKNAENLDSAKKFVDWALSEKGQTVIRDEDPRAMVRDGIATPDVVKKIDMNKLINIDIDVLGNDREKVLNEWNKRFGNKAK from the coding sequence ATGAAAAAATTTTTATTAGCAATACTTTTTGGAGCAATGACTTTAACTTCATTTGCAGAAGGGAAATTAAAAGTAGTAGCAGCTTATGGTGGCAAGGAAAAGATATTTCAACAATTTAGTAAAGATACAGGAATAGAGGTAGACTTTATAGATATGTCATCAGGAGAGGTACTATCTAAGTTACAAGCTGAAAAAGGAAAACCATCTGCAGATGTTTGGTTTGGCGGAGGACTAGATAGTTTTATAAGTGCAAAGAATAAAGGACTTTTAGAGAGATATGTATCTCCTGAAATGGAAGAGGTACCATTAAAATATAGAGATAAAGATGGATATTGGTCAGGAGTTTCTCTAGTTTTAGTAGGATTTATGGTAAATAATGAGATATTAGAAGATAAAGGATTAGAAGTACCAAAAACTTGGACAGATTTAGCAAAAGAGGAATATAGAGATGAGGTTATTATGGCTAATCCAGCTATCTCAGGAACTAACTATGCTATGGTAAGCAATCTTATCCAAGAGATGGGAGAGGAGAAAGCTTGGGCATATTTTGAAGAGTTAAATAAAAATGTTCCTTTCTTAGCTAAAAGAGGAGGAGAGCCACCTATGAAAGTGGTAACAGGAGAGTTTGGTGTAGCTGTAATTCCAATGTCTGGAGAGTTCATTCTATTAGAAGAAAAATATCCAGTAACTACTTATTATCCAGAGGATATGATTCCTTGGGTTCCAGCTGGAATGGCAATATTTAAAAATGCTGAAAACTTAGATTCAGCTAAGAAATTTGTTGATTGGGCTCTATCTGAAAAAGGTCAAACAGTTATAAGAGATGAAGATCCAAGAGCAATGGTAAGAGATGGAATAGCCACTCCAGATGTAGTTAAAAAAATAGATATGAATAAACTTATTAATATAGATATAGATGTATTGGGAAATGACAGGGAAAAGGTTTTAAATGAATGGAATAAGAGATTTGGAAATAAAGCGAAATAA
- a CDS encoding Fic family protein codes for MEVKLYNQIVNDKDFFNLKKLQYKYNKKDVEEVLEILKGNEYIELSIKDFLGKNLVYMKHIPQIEMSRIKSLLIPQEKEMYSMKEMEEEIHSTLLIENIQSSRKKIRDILKGYSPKDEEENRIFGMKKGIEFISNKENKITEENLYKLYQMTIGEFLGEENRLPQRNYYRDDDVFLMGSKVEHQGLESKKLDEYMKNFINFINADDKINELWKGAIIHFYFGYIHPYFDGNGRTARMLHLWYLIQKGYSSTLHLSFSQYINSSKKEYYKAFSQVEENYKISKRVDITPFITYFIENVYNKLENKIYENGIFERYKQLLGEGKITEKERELWSFVINSYGDREFSTKDLEKDYRDVAYATVRGFVLKFEEFGLLESQKYRSRVKYRVVGK; via the coding sequence ATGGAAGTAAAATTATATAATCAGATAGTAAATGATAAAGATTTTTTTAATTTAAAAAAGTTACAATATAAATATAATAAAAAAGATGTAGAAGAAGTTTTAGAAATTTTAAAGGGAAATGAGTATATAGAATTATCAATAAAAGATTTTTTAGGAAAAAATTTAGTATATATGAAACATATTCCACAAATAGAGATGAGTAGAATAAAATCTCTTTTAATACCTCAAGAAAAAGAGATGTATAGTATGAAGGAAATGGAGGAAGAGATACATTCAACTCTTCTAATTGAAAATATTCAATCTTCAAGAAAAAAAATTAGAGATATTTTAAAGGGATATTCTCCTAAAGATGAAGAAGAGAATAGAATTTTTGGAATGAAAAAGGGAATAGAGTTCATTTCAAATAAAGAGAATAAGATAACAGAGGAAAATCTATATAAACTTTATCAAATGACAATAGGAGAGTTTTTAGGAGAGGAAAATAGATTACCACAGAGAAATTATTATAGAGATGATGATGTGTTTTTGATGGGAAGTAAGGTAGAACATCAAGGACTAGAGAGTAAAAAGCTAGATGAGTATATGAAAAATTTTATAAATTTTATTAATGCAGATGATAAGATAAATGAGCTATGGAAGGGAGCAATAATACATTTTTATTTTGGATATATACACCCATATTTTGATGGAAATGGAAGAACTGCTAGAATGTTACACTTATGGTATCTGATTCAAAAAGGGTATTCATCTACTTTACACCTATCTTTTTCTCAATATATAAATAGTAGTAAAAAAGAGTACTATAAAGCTTTTTCACAAGTGGAAGAGAATTATAAGATAAGTAAGAGAGTGGATATAACTCCTTTTATAACCTATTTTATTGAAAATGTTTATAACAAGTTAGAAAATAAGATTTATGAAAATGGAATTTTTGAGAGATATAAACAGTTATTAGGTGAAGGAAAGATAACAGAGAAAGAGAGAGAACTTTGGAGCTTTGTGATAAATAGTTATGGAGATAGAGAGTTTTCTACTAAGGATTTAGAAAAAGATTATAGAGATGTAGCTTATGCAACTGTAAGAGGATTTGTTTTAAAATTTGAAGAGTTTGGGTTATTGGAAAGTCAGAAATATAGGAGTAGAGTGAAGTATAGAGTGGTAGGAAAATAG
- a CDS encoding type I restriction enzyme HsdR N-terminal domain-containing protein, giving the protein MIDIELTEEDVRAKYIDPSIRSAGWDEGIQIRREVFFTDGKIIIQKNRTKRGKRKKADYILSYKANLPLAIIEAKKNTFSVEHGIQQGIEYGEILDIPFIYSCNGEGYFEFDRLTGKSRELKMSDFPMLAEQQRIVERVEKLMDICDILEEKS; this is encoded by the coding sequence ATGATAGATATAGAGTTAACTGAAGAAGATGTAAGAGCTAAATATATAGACCCTAGTATAAGAAGTGCTGGTTGGGATGAGGGAATACAAATAAGAAGAGAGGTATTTTTTACTGATGGTAAGATAATTATACAAAAGAATAGGACAAAAAGAGGAAAAAGAAAAAAGGCTGATTATATATTAAGTTACAAAGCTAATCTTCCACTTGCTATAATTGAAGCAAAGAAAAATACCTTTAGTGTGGAACATGGAATACAACAAGGAATAGAGTATGGAGAGATTTTGGATATTCCTTTTATATATAGCTGTAATGGAGAGGGGTATTTTGAATTTGATAGGCTTACTGGGAAGAGTAGAGAATTAAAAATGAGTGACTTTCCTATGTTAGCAGAGCAACAAAGAATAGTTGAGAGAGTGGAAAAGCTAATGGATATTTGTGATATATTAGAGGAAAAAAGTTGA
- a CDS encoding ABC transporter ATP-binding protein, producing MYLKIESISKIFEKERGVKNIYFQLEKGELVSFLGPSGCGKTTLLNIIGGFIKSDSGSIYLEDKDITEYPPEKREIVTVFQNYALFPHMNVIENVKYGLKYRGYNKEEQIKLAKEYLKIVGLEGYEKNSVGELSGGQQQRVALARALVLQPKILLLDEPFSNLDAKLKIAMREEIKELQKRLGISMIFVTHDQEEALSISDRIVVMSNGEIVQIGKPEEIYYSPENRYVAEFIGKINFLEAGNKRPEEIKMRRDDSGDAVILSREFMGATTLFVVERLKKKIYVTISGEEALKYKVGDRVVLELE from the coding sequence ATGTATCTAAAAATTGAGAGTATTAGTAAGATATTTGAAAAGGAAAGAGGGGTAAAAAATATCTATTTTCAACTAGAAAAGGGAGAATTAGTATCTTTTTTAGGTCCTAGTGGTTGTGGGAAAACAACGTTACTGAACATAATAGGTGGGTTTATAAAAAGTGATAGTGGTAGTATCTATTTAGAAGATAAAGATATAACTGAGTATCCTCCAGAGAAGAGAGAGATTGTAACAGTATTTCAAAACTATGCACTTTTTCCTCATATGAATGTAATAGAGAATGTAAAATATGGATTAAAATATAGAGGATATAATAAAGAGGAGCAGATAAAATTAGCTAAAGAGTATCTGAAAATAGTTGGGCTTGAAGGATATGAAAAAAATTCCGTAGGAGAGTTAAGTGGAGGACAACAGCAAAGAGTTGCTTTAGCTAGAGCCTTAGTGTTACAACCTAAGATTTTACTTTTAGATGAGCCTTTTAGTAATCTTGATGCAAAATTAAAAATAGCTATGAGAGAGGAGATAAAGGAGTTACAGAAAAGATTAGGAATAAGTATGATATTTGTAACTCATGATCAAGAGGAAGCTTTGAGTATTTCTGATAGAATAGTTGTTATGTCAAATGGAGAGATAGTTCAAATAGGAAAACCTGAGGAGATATACTATTCTCCTGAAAATAGATATGTAGCTGAATTTATAGGGAAGATAAACTTTTTAGAAGCTGGAAATAAAAGACCAGAAGAGATAAAAATGAGAAGAGATGATAGTGGAGATGCTGTTATTTTAAGTAGAGAGTTTATGGGAGCTACAACTCTATTTGTAGTGGAGAGATTGAAGAAAAAAATATATGTAACTATCTCTGGAGAAGAGGCTTTAAAATATAAAGTGGGAGATAGGGTAGTGTTGGAGCTAGAATAA
- a CDS encoding Gfo/Idh/MocA family oxidoreductase: MKVAILGAGMIANIMAKTIIEMKHSDIELYAIGARDKKRAEEFAQKYNIEKAYGSYEELVKDENIDLVYIATPHSHHYQHAKLCIENGKNILCEKAFTVNEEQARELFRLANEKNIFITEAIWTRYMPSREIINGIIKSGELGEVHTIQANLGYPIKNVERMRKPELAGGALLDLGVYPINFSMMVFGDEVKDIQAHATFSPEGIDFTDSITLFWEGGKMATLHATMLTATDRMGYIYGEEGYLAITNINNPEKIEQFDKDHKLVKTYEIPKQVTGYEYEVISSYEALKSGKLECEEMPHEITLKVMNVMDSIRKQWGMKFPCENL, encoded by the coding sequence ATGAAAGTAGCAATATTAGGGGCAGGAATGATAGCTAATATAATGGCAAAAACAATAATAGAGATGAAACATAGTGATATAGAACTATATGCAATTGGGGCAAGGGATAAAAAAAGAGCTGAAGAGTTTGCTCAAAAATATAATATAGAAAAAGCTTATGGAAGTTATGAAGAGTTAGTAAAGGATGAAAATATAGACTTAGTATATATAGCAACTCCACACTCTCATCACTATCAACATGCAAAATTATGTATAGAGAATGGTAAAAATATTCTATGTGAAAAAGCTTTCACAGTAAATGAAGAGCAAGCTAGAGAGTTATTTAGACTAGCTAATGAGAAAAATATATTCATAACAGAGGCAATCTGGACAAGATATATGCCATCAAGAGAGATAATAAATGGAATTATAAAATCTGGAGAGCTAGGAGAGGTACATACTATACAAGCTAATTTAGGCTATCCAATAAAAAATGTAGAGAGAATGAGAAAACCAGAGTTAGCAGGAGGAGCATTATTGGATTTAGGAGTTTATCCAATAAATTTTTCTATGATGGTATTTGGAGATGAAGTAAAAGATATTCAAGCTCATGCTACATTTTCTCCAGAGGGAATAGATTTTACTGATAGTATTACTCTTTTCTGGGAAGGTGGAAAAATGGCAACACTTCATGCTACTATGCTTACAGCCACAGATAGAATGGGGTATATCTACGGAGAAGAGGGATACTTAGCAATTACAAATATCAATAATCCAGAGAAGATAGAGCAATTTGACAAAGATCATAAGTTAGTAAAAACTTATGAGATACCAAAGCAAGTAACTGGTTATGAATATGAAGTAATCTCATCTTATGAAGCTTTAAAGAGTGGAAAGTTAGAGTGTGAAGAGATGCCACATGAGATAACTTTAAAAGTAATGAATGTAATGGATAGTATTCGTAAACAATGGGGAATGAAATTTCCTTGTGAAAATTTATAA
- a CDS encoding iron ABC transporter permease, whose amino-acid sequence MNGIRDLEIKRNNLIYHGILLCIVVGVVVFSFYPIYKILEVSFYDESRLTLKYYKGIFRDNYPLLKNTLITSTTSALLSTVFGGMIAFYMIFSKERVRKFFHYILMLTMISPPFIFGISYITLFGRRGLITYRLLGLHTNPYGLKGIILLQLIGELSFATFMLYELFKGLDYNLIAVSRSLGANMLESIKRVLLPISVPAFLGTFFILFTKNLADFGSAVIIGGRYSTLATEAYLTVIGEGNMPKGSAMTLLLIFPALLSYVLYRLFLSKKKNEYNQNKGNVLRRVEFSLPIYLKLVLGVMAWLFFVIMLLQYGAIFFSGFYNYTTKGIVFTLEYLERFKLSTLDVFIRTLIYALIAGFFSAIIGVLISYFNKERDSILIKVIEFFSSLPYIIPGTFFGLGYILAFNDGALTLTGTAAIVVLNCIFRQISIGIKAGDSILARFDMNLLKAGRDLGATKLNLLLDIVLPNLKSAFLIAFVNCFIATMTTIGAIIFLISPGANVATVVLFNYVSQGEYGLASITALAITLITFSLNILVVKFLNNGEKE is encoded by the coding sequence ATGAATGGAATAAGAGATTTGGAAATAAAGCGAAATAATCTTATTTATCATGGAATTTTACTTTGTATAGTAGTTGGGGTAGTAGTTTTTTCTTTCTACCCCATTTATAAAATACTAGAAGTAAGTTTTTATGATGAAAGTAGATTAACATTGAAATATTATAAGGGAATTTTTAGAGATAACTATCCTTTATTAAAAAATACTCTAATAACTTCTACAACTTCGGCACTACTATCTACTGTATTTGGTGGAATGATAGCTTTTTATATGATATTTTCTAAAGAGAGAGTGAGAAAGTTTTTTCACTATATTTTAATGCTGACAATGATATCTCCGCCCTTTATTTTTGGTATCTCCTATATAACTCTTTTTGGGAGAAGAGGGCTTATAACTTATAGACTTTTAGGATTGCATACCAATCCTTATGGATTAAAAGGAATAATATTATTACAACTGATAGGAGAGCTTTCCTTTGCAACTTTTATGCTATATGAACTATTTAAAGGTTTAGATTATAACCTTATAGCTGTGTCAAGATCGTTGGGAGCTAATATGTTGGAGAGTATAAAAAGAGTATTACTTCCTATTTCAGTTCCAGCATTTTTAGGAACATTTTTTATTCTGTTTACAAAAAATTTAGCTGACTTTGGAAGTGCTGTAATCATAGGAGGAAGGTATAGTACATTAGCAACAGAAGCATATCTTACAGTGATAGGAGAGGGAAATATGCCAAAGGGATCTGCTATGACTTTACTTTTAATTTTTCCAGCTCTTTTATCCTATGTGCTATATAGATTATTTTTATCTAAGAAAAAAAATGAGTACAATCAAAATAAAGGAAATGTTTTAAGAAGAGTGGAGTTTTCTCTTCCTATATATTTAAAATTAGTTTTAGGAGTTATGGCTTGGCTCTTCTTTGTAATTATGCTATTACAGTATGGGGCTATTTTCTTTTCAGGTTTCTATAACTATACAACAAAGGGGATAGTTTTTACATTGGAATATCTTGAAAGATTTAAACTTTCTACTTTAGATGTCTTTATAAGAACTCTTATCTATGCTTTAATTGCTGGATTTTTTTCTGCAATTATAGGGGTGTTGATATCATATTTTAATAAAGAGAGGGATAGCATATTAATAAAAGTGATTGAATTTTTCTCAAGCTTGCCATATATAATACCAGGAACATTTTTTGGGTTGGGATATATATTAGCTTTTAATGATGGAGCTTTAACTTTGACAGGAACAGCTGCCATAGTGGTATTAAACTGTATATTTAGACAGATTAGTATAGGAATAAAGGCTGGAGATTCTATCTTGGCGAGATTTGATATGAATTTACTAAAGGCTGGAAGAGATTTAGGAGCTACTAAGCTTAATCTTCTGTTGGATATAGTTTTACCAAATTTGAAGTCAGCTTTTTTAATAGCTTTTGTTAACTGTTTTATAGCTACAATGACAACTATAGGAGCAATTATATTTTTGATATCTCCAGGGGCAAATGTGGCTACAGTTGTATTGTTTAACTATGTTTCACAAGGAGAGTATGGACTTGCTTCTATTACAGCTTTAGCAATAACTTTAATTACTTTTTCTTTAAATATATTAGTAGTAAAATTTTTAAATAATGGAGAGAAAGAATAA
- a CDS encoding SMC family ATPase has translation MRPLLLEIEGLQSYKEKQVINFEKLCDNGLFGIFGETGSGKSTILDAMIFSLYGKIPRTEELDQDSKNLKNFLNTSSKKMEVYFKFALDEDIYEINRKYALGKSKGEDILREKETVLKKNGEIVADSITKLDKVIAEDFGLSDDDFTRTVVLPQGKFSEFVKLKGKDKREMLEKIFAMEKYGKALQDKIKKEMDFWKEKDEKLNGELAELEDITAEKIEELEKEKANIVEEVNRKTKEHKEIEKRYYELKNLKEEIEKYNEQLDRKNRLELEKENIEHIRTQLTRGKNANEIREYIEKLEFSQREKRKVENELEELKTQEIQYQASIKKLEEEIEIQKEEVSKKELEKSQIYFDKSEEDVLNEVIGYKGNLEYVEKGLEKAKRNMEEIQKEIELYTQELANNISELEEKERELSNIPEISRDNLDNYRNKIEEYQRIIKDYREKSSQKAEDLFRIQELERKLELLKEEKKNIDSQLEILEEKRRKNLAYELAKELKEGEPCPVCGSIHHNKIEHNSSEDIEKIQRELKKANEKKSLNIADIGKISGSILSLKESIERLSIIYNERVVDETFYQEIISNKEELENKYREEEKRLETLTKEKERLSNAIIQLGEKSKNTQKNIEKSENRLKEYLVEIDEHTTRKDTLEKSIAKFGEEFIKREKEELEKRREELKINYQKIKKYEDEINSINKIIAKNNSQIVEIKDRLEKIRLELNRYQTKIDSIVSQMDELNKTIEELISKYHFVTVEEIRESYISELEEREYSQRIEKYEESWKEVNVLLKDLENRVQGKEFSLELWEEISQLKERLNQEILDIYQKIEQISNDIALQKTQLADSREKRKEQKEIRRKRAIAEDLYKKFSKGGFVNFLTTKKLKGVIENASHYITRITNGRYKLYTDEECNFYVIDMFNDGIKRKVGTLSGGEIFVVSLCLALALSKQLQLKGKIPLEFFFLDEGFGSLDNKLLDKVMEAIESIRREENIKIGIITHLEDLKVRIDRKLQVEKAISGERGTRVKII, from the coding sequence ATGAGACCACTATTATTGGAGATAGAAGGATTACAAAGTTATAAGGAAAAACAGGTAATAAATTTTGAAAAGTTATGTGATAATGGGTTGTTTGGAATTTTTGGAGAGACAGGAAGTGGAAAGTCTACAATATTAGATGCTATGATATTTTCATTATATGGAAAAATTCCAAGAACTGAAGAGTTAGATCAAGATAGTAAAAATTTAAAAAATTTCTTAAATACCTCTTCTAAAAAGATGGAAGTATATTTTAAGTTTGCTTTAGATGAAGATATCTATGAGATAAATAGAAAATATGCTTTAGGAAAAAGTAAAGGAGAAGATATTTTAAGAGAAAAAGAGACTGTTCTTAAAAAAAATGGAGAGATAGTTGCTGATTCAATAACAAAATTAGACAAAGTAATAGCAGAGGATTTTGGATTATCTGATGATGATTTTACAAGAACAGTAGTTTTACCTCAAGGGAAATTTAGTGAGTTTGTAAAGTTAAAGGGTAAAGATAAAAGGGAAATGTTAGAGAAAATCTTTGCTATGGAAAAATATGGAAAAGCTCTCCAAGATAAGATAAAAAAAGAGATGGATTTTTGGAAAGAAAAAGATGAAAAGTTAAATGGAGAGTTAGCAGAGCTAGAAGATATAACTGCTGAAAAAATTGAAGAACTAGAAAAAGAGAAAGCTAATATAGTAGAAGAGGTAAATAGAAAAACTAAAGAGCATAAAGAGATTGAGAAAAGATACTACGAGCTAAAAAATCTTAAAGAAGAGATAGAAAAATATAATGAGCAACTAGATAGAAAAAATAGATTAGAGTTAGAAAAAGAGAATATAGAGCATATTAGAACTCAATTAACTAGAGGAAAAAATGCCAATGAGATAAGAGAATATATTGAAAAATTAGAATTTTCTCAAAGAGAGAAAAGAAAGGTTGAAAATGAGTTAGAGGAACTAAAAACTCAAGAGATACAATATCAAGCTAGTATTAAAAAATTAGAAGAAGAGATAGAAATACAAAAAGAGGAGGTTTCTAAAAAAGAACTAGAAAAATCTCAAATATACTTTGATAAGTCAGAGGAAGATGTTCTCAATGAGGTTATTGGTTATAAGGGTAATCTTGAATATGTGGAAAAAGGACTAGAAAAAGCTAAAAGAAATATGGAGGAAATTCAAAAAGAGATAGAGTTATATACTCAAGAGTTAGCTAATAATATTAGTGAATTAGAGGAAAAAGAGAGAGAATTATCTAATATTCCAGAAATATCAAGGGATAACTTAGACAATTATAGAAATAAGATTGAGGAATATCAAAGAATTATAAAAGATTATAGAGAAAAAAGTTCTCAAAAAGCAGAGGATTTATTTAGAATTCAAGAATTAGAAAGAAAGCTAGAACTATTAAAAGAAGAGAAAAAAAATATAGACTCTCAATTGGAAATATTAGAGGAGAAGAGAAGGAAAAATCTTGCTTATGAGTTGGCTAAGGAGTTAAAAGAGGGAGAGCCTTGTCCTGTATGTGGGTCTATTCACCATAATAAGATAGAGCATAATAGTAGTGAGGACATAGAAAAAATTCAAAGAGAATTGAAAAAAGCTAATGAGAAAAAATCTTTAAATATAGCTGACATTGGAAAGATAAGTGGAAGCATTTTATCTCTTAAAGAAAGTATTGAGAGATTAAGTATTATCTATAATGAAAGAGTTGTAGATGAAACTTTTTATCAAGAGATAATTTCTAATAAAGAGGAATTAGAGAATAAATATAGAGAGGAAGAGAAAAGATTAGAGACTCTTACAAAAGAAAAAGAGAGACTAAGTAATGCAATTATACAATTAGGAGAGAAGTCTAAAAATACTCAAAAAAATATAGAAAAATCAGAGAACAGATTAAAAGAGTATCTAGTTGAAATAGATGAACATACTACAAGAAAAGATACACTAGAAAAGAGTATAGCTAAATTTGGAGAAGAGTTTATAAAAAGAGAGAAAGAGGAACTAGAAAAAAGAAGAGAGGAACTTAAGATAAACTATCAAAAAATAAAAAAATATGAGGATGAAATAAACTCTATAAATAAGATAATAGCTAAAAATAACTCTCAAATAGTTGAAATAAAAGATAGATTAGAGAAGATAAGATTGGAGTTAAATAGATATCAAACGAAGATAGATAGTATAGTCTCTCAAATGGACGAGTTAAATAAAACTATTGAAGAGCTTATCTCAAAATATCATTTTGTAACAGTAGAAGAGATAAGAGAGAGCTATATCTCTGAACTAGAGGAGAGAGAATATTCTCAAAGGATTGAAAAATATGAAGAAAGTTGGAAAGAGGTAAATGTTCTTTTAAAAGATTTAGAGAATAGAGTACAAGGTAAAGAGTTTTCTTTAGAGCTTTGGGAAGAGATTTCACAATTAAAAGAGAGATTAAATCAAGAAATTTTAGATATATATCAGAAAATAGAGCAAATTTCTAATGATATTGCTCTACAAAAAACTCAACTTGCTGATTCTAGGGAGAAGAGAAAAGAGCAGAAAGAGATTAGAAGAAAAAGAGCAATAGCAGAAGATTTATATAAGAAATTTAGTAAAGGTGGATTTGTCAACTTCTTAACTACTAAAAAATTAAAAGGTGTAATTGAAAATGCTTCTCATTATATTACTAGAATTACCAATGGAAGATATAAACTCTATACAGATGAAGAGTGTAACTTCTATGTAATAGATATGTTTAATGATGGTATTAAAAGAAAAGTGGGAACACTTTCTGGGGGAGAAATATTTGTTGTTTCACTATGTCTTGCCCTTGCCCTTTCAAAACAGTTACAATTAAAAGGAAAGATTCCATTAGAGTTTTTCTTCTTAGATGAAGGATTTGGTAGTTTGGATAATAAACTTTTAGATAAAGTTATGGAAGCTATTGAAAGTATTAGAAGAGAGGAAAATATTAAAATAGGAATAATTACACATCTTGAGGATTTAAAGGTGAGAATTGATAGAAAACTTCAGGTAGAAAAGGCTATTTCTGGAGAGAGAGGAACTAGGGTTAAAATAATATAA